DNA sequence from the Leptospira limi genome:
GAAAATAGAACTGTACAATGAATCGCAAATCGGAATGTTCCCACTCGAATGATTTCTTTTGTGACGAGGAGAATGAATAACACACTCAAAAACCCTGCGGTGACAAAACCGTAGGGCTCAAGTGAGAGTGCAAAACATATTGCAGCTAATACAAGGTATGTGAAGTGGGAATTAATTCCCGGAATTTTTGAGTGAATTCTCATATTCCAATCGACGAGTGTATTCTTCTGCGAGTTCTTTGTTACCTAAAGTTTTAATGCGAAGTTCCATCAATTTTTTCTCTTTTTCCGCATTTGATAAATTTGGATTGTTTTTGAGTAAGTTTTTTTCTTCAATTTCTAGTTTTGAAATTCTTTCTTCCTCTTCTTTCATTTCTCTCAAAACTTTTTCCATTCGGTCATTACCATCTTTCCCAAAATAACGAATTCGTACTTCACGTTCTTTTGATTCGCGTTCTGTGCCTGAGAGTTTGACCAATTCGTTTTGTCTGAGGTCCATTTCCGTTTCAAATTTATCATATTGTGGTTCACGATTCACTACGGCGTTGTAATAATTACCAAAGGATTTTTTGCGATAATCTTCGTACAATCGAATTCGTTCGTCCGCTTTTAGGTTTTTAGTTTCCTCTAAAAAATTCTTTCGATTAAAACTAAAATCGGCAGTGGCTTCTTCCAATCCAAATATCAGATCTGCATCGTCTTTGGAAAAATACTTCCTTCTCAGTTGTTTGATTTGTTCGTAACGTTCGGCATTCGTGAAAGACTTGGAACTAGGATCTAATTGTACCATGGCTTCTTCGTATTTCAAATAATTGGTAAGTAAGTTTAATAGTTTTTTTGCATCTTCACCAGAATACTCATTTTGTATAAAAGCTTTGATGTATTCGTGGCATTGTTCCCTTGTGCTACCTTCTGGGCATTGCCGGCGTAAGTTCCATAATTCAGAAATTAAGTTTAGATCACCTGACTTTGCTTTAGCGATGATCTCGTCAAATCGCAAAAACTGACCATCGGGTGAAAAAATTGATTTCGCTGATTCTAAATAAAAAGGATCCACGGAAAAACCATCACTTTGGGTGCGAAAAAAAGACTCAGCTTTGTCATTTGGGTTCTCTTCATTGGAAGATCCAAAATCATTCGGTTTTGTGAATTGATAGATCACAAATACAAAGATAATAACAATGGCGCCGAAACTTACGAAACGAAGGTATTTTGTATGCATAGAGATAGTGGTGAAGTAAAGTAAAGGTTAGAAAATGGGATCTGAAAACAAAAAAACCCAAGGCAAAGCCTTAGGTTTTCTAAAAAATTAACAGAAGTAGATTATTGGTTCGCCTTCATATTGGAAGCCATATTCATATAAAATCCTTCTACATCATACCATAAACTTCCAGATCGAAGTGTATTCGACACTTGTAAATGGTCAACTCCAGTGGTAAAGATTCCGTAAGAGGGACCTCCTTTCCAAGTTCCCCATTTTTGAGAAGAAAGTGGAACAAGACCATCATTTGTTGCCCCTTGTCCTTGGAAAAGTCCACCAGCAGCACATGCAGGGTGCAAAATTCCCATCAGTGGGTGTTGGATTAAATCAGGAAGGGTGATATAAGAACCATACGAGAAATACTTCACACCTGATTGATTGGGAGTGTAAGAGTTAAATGTAGATAAACCTTCTTTGGTAAGAGAAGATAAAGCTGCAAGTGCATTCTGTTGGTTGGTTCCACCATAAACTACTTTCACAAGTGTTTCTACAATGCTTGCCACAAATGGTTGGATCCAACCTGGAAGGACAGTTTTAATGATATCTGCAATTGGTGAACCATAATGAGGAGTATTGAGTGTTGTGAGGGTTGCCACTCGACTGGAAAGTCCTAAGTTGGAAACCATATAACGACTATCGAGACCACCTTGGGAGTGGCCAAGGATATGGAATTTGCCAGAGTAGTTAGTGGCTGCTGCATAAGTTAAGATAGCGGCTTTTAATTCAGCTGCTCTCACTTCATTGGAGTTAGCTGCTGTTTTTGATGGAGCGTATACAGTAGCTCCTTGGCTTCTGAGGTAGTCATCTGTTCCACCCCAATAGTTGACAATACTAATGATCCCACCAGAATTTTCGCCCCATCCAAAAAGGCCATGTGATAAAATGATCGGGTAGGTTCCCGCAAGTGGTTTAGAAGAAGAACCAGAACTCGCAAGAACTGGGGTTGCCATCATGGCAGTCACAAAAAAGGCCAAAAGACTTTTTCGAATCATAAATATTTCACCTCTGAATTTTCTAAGATAAAATTGTGTCAATTTGACTTAAGTGGGGCAAGAAAATTTTTTTATGACAAATAAAAAAATGGTAAAAAAATGTCATAATTGAACATGTTCAAAAAGAGAAACATGTTGTGCCAACAATTTGAACGTGTTCAATTCGTTGGAAATCGGACATTCTGTTCTCAATTTAATTAGACCAAACGATACAATGCCAAACTCTATGAACGTACAACTCAAACTAGGGGTGAATCAAACATTCACAAAAAGGGAACAAACCAAACAAAAGATTTTTCGAACGGCAATTGTCCTATTTCAAAAAGAAGGGTATGAGACAACTACAATGCGAATGATCGCAAAGGAAGCCAAAGTTTCATTGGGACTTACTTATTACCATTTCCAATCCAAAGAAGCTTTGGTATTAGAATTCTATAAAAGTTCTCAGAAGGAATTGATCAGACAATCGGAATTGTTTTTCAAAACAACAAAAGATTTTAAGGCGCGTTATAAGTTTATCGTCACAACACAATTAGAGCTTTTTTCCCATCATAAAAAATTCTTACAGGTCCTTGCAAGACAAGCTGGAGATCCAACCTATCCTCTATCACCATTTAGTTCTGAGAGTGAGAGTTTACGTGAAGAAGCTGTAGGAATCATACGTCTTGCGATGATGACTTCTAATACAAAATTACGAGAGGACTTGAGTAAAGTTTTGCCTGATCTTCTTTGGATGCAACAAATGGGGATATTGTTTTTTTGGTTAAGTGATCCTACCAAATCATTTCAAAACACAAAATTGATGATCCATGATTCTTTGGATCTGACTTTTAAACTCATCAAACTTTCCAATTTCCCATTGTTCAAAAGTGTAATGGGACCCATCTTTCGGATGGTCAGACTTGCAAAATTGAAATCATAAATACTCTCGAAAACACTACTTGTCAAATACGGAAAATTTGGTAGAGTCTAAGCCCTATGTTATGGAATCCGAAATTTAGCTTCCAATTCCTTTTCACAATTTGTTTGGTTCATCTCATTTGTTTGACACCAGTGCTTGCAAAAGAACCCAAACTCCTTACTTCGCCCATCACGGATGAAGTTGGAATCTTAAGTCCCTCACAGATCACTCACTTACAATCGGTTATATCCGAAATCGAATCAAAAACTGGCGCACAAGTATTTTTATACATCA
Encoded proteins:
- a CDS encoding lipase chaperone family protein yields the protein MHTKYLRFVSFGAIVIIFVFVIYQFTKPNDFGSSNEENPNDKAESFFRTQSDGFSVDPFYLESAKSIFSPDGQFLRFDEIIAKAKSGDLNLISELWNLRRQCPEGSTREQCHEYIKAFIQNEYSGEDAKKLLNLLTNYLKYEEAMVQLDPSSKSFTNAERYEQIKQLRRKYFSKDDADLIFGLEEATADFSFNRKNFLEETKNLKADERIRLYEDYRKKSFGNYYNAVVNREPQYDKFETEMDLRQNELVKLSGTERESKEREVRIRYFGKDGNDRMEKVLREMKEEEERISKLEIEEKNLLKNNPNLSNAEKEKKLMELRIKTLGNKELAEEYTRRLEYENSLKNSGN
- a CDS encoding TetR/AcrR family transcriptional regulator → MNVQLKLGVNQTFTKREQTKQKIFRTAIVLFQKEGYETTTMRMIAKEAKVSLGLTYYHFQSKEALVLEFYKSSQKELIRQSELFFKTTKDFKARYKFIVTTQLELFSHHKKFLQVLARQAGDPTYPLSPFSSESESLREEAVGIIRLAMMTSNTKLREDLSKVLPDLLWMQQMGILFFWLSDPTKSFQNTKLMIHDSLDLTFKLIKLSNFPLFKSVMGPIFRMVRLAKLKS
- a CDS encoding esterase/lipase family protein, which translates into the protein MIRKSLLAFFVTAMMATPVLASSGSSSKPLAGTYPIILSHGLFGWGENSGGIISIVNYWGGTDDYLRSQGATVYAPSKTAANSNEVRAAELKAAILTYAAATNYSGKFHILGHSQGGLDSRYMVSNLGLSSRVATLTTLNTPHYGSPIADIIKTVLPGWIQPFVASIVETLVKVVYGGTNQQNALAALSSLTKEGLSTFNSYTPNQSGVKYFSYGSYITLPDLIQHPLMGILHPACAAGGLFQGQGATNDGLVPLSSQKWGTWKGGPSYGIFTTGVDHLQVSNTLRSGSLWYDVEGFYMNMASNMKANQ